A single window of Martelella sp. NC20 DNA harbors:
- a CDS encoding helix-turn-helix domain-containing protein, whose protein sequence is MSNLVQVEVRRRNLGSPTRKAVALRMADAASDDGRGVWVSVERIARETEFSERSVQRCIQQFLDEGLLVLVRAATGKVGIANHYDMALEKLENYPEVSPKGIGKRPPSAPFRGDTVSPVEPGRGDTVSGRGDTVSSEGCHPVTRTTLEPPIKPPLEREARERADFPDYEKPETASAESGETPKALERRFADVLKHWKNAKGLPKKQWWAAWIALSPEDRALAEERCVAWHRMLKRNGRDFPPMPSTYFAEKLWTDVGAAEAETRQETAARTERAAPWGPAWGAKRMALLLAGPAEMPARIELRGLFEARFALFNKRDRAHAMRYATERGVSVAAGGGFAYPDDFEDAELARRTLAGFPEVNALHRAARDRRYEQVEPIYDGLAAMMEAVPVDSAMWRRWEDWHDQHNLPFVPETGNQRVVYFPKGGPDGLAAFKQAADAAITTEAAQ, encoded by the coding sequence ATGAGCAATCTCGTGCAGGTGGAGGTGCGCCGCCGCAACCTTGGCAGCCCGACACGCAAGGCCGTGGCGCTGCGCATGGCGGATGCCGCCAGCGATGACGGGCGCGGGGTATGGGTTTCCGTCGAGCGGATCGCTCGTGAAACCGAGTTTTCGGAGCGTAGCGTACAGCGTTGTATCCAGCAGTTTCTCGATGAGGGGCTGCTGGTGCTGGTGCGGGCGGCAACCGGCAAGGTGGGCATTGCCAACCACTACGACATGGCGCTTGAAAAGCTCGAAAACTACCCTGAGGTGAGCCCGAAAGGCATCGGAAAACGACCGCCATCAGCGCCATTCAGGGGTGACACCGTGTCACCCGTGGAGCCCGGCAGGGGTGACACTGTGTCGGGCAGGGGTGACACTGTGTCGTCTGAGGGGTGTCACCCTGTCACCCGAACCACCTTAGAACCACCTATTAAACCACCTTTAGAGAGAGAGGCGCGCGAGCGCGCGGATTTTCCGGATTATGAAAAACCGGAAACAGCAAGTGCCGAGAGCGGCGAGACGCCGAAAGCACTGGAGCGGCGGTTTGCCGACGTGCTGAAGCACTGGAAGAACGCCAAGGGGCTGCCGAAAAAGCAGTGGTGGGCGGCATGGATCGCGCTTTCGCCCGAGGACCGGGCGCTGGCCGAGGAACGCTGCGTCGCCTGGCACCGGATGCTGAAACGCAACGGACGCGATTTTCCGCCGATGCCATCGACCTATTTCGCCGAGAAGCTGTGGACCGATGTCGGGGCGGCGGAGGCGGAGACCAGACAGGAAACCGCCGCCCGCACCGAACGGGCAGCGCCCTGGGGCCCGGCATGGGGCGCCAAGCGCATGGCGCTGCTTCTGGCCGGACCTGCGGAGATGCCTGCGCGGATTGAGCTTCGCGGCCTGTTTGAGGCGCGGTTTGCGCTGTTCAACAAGCGCGATCGGGCCCATGCGATGCGCTACGCCACCGAACGAGGCGTGAGCGTGGCGGCGGGCGGCGGGTTTGCCTATCCAGACGATTTCGAGGATGCCGAACTGGCGCGGCGGACACTGGCGGGTTTTCCAGAGGTCAACGCGCTGCACCGCGCTGCCCGTGACAGGCGCTATGAGCAGGTCGAGCCGATCTATGACGGGCTTGCCGCGATGATGGAGGCGGTGCCCGTCGACAGCGCCATGTGGCGGCGCTGGGAAGACTGGCACGACCAGCACAACCTGCCATTCGTGCCGGAGACCGGCAACCAGCGGGTGGTCTATTTCCCGAAGGGCGGGCCGGACGGGCTTGCGGCATTCAAACAGGCCGCCGATGCGGCCATAACCACGGAGGCGGCGCAATGA
- a CDS encoding P27 family phage terminase small subunit — protein MGRRKDNPLEQAAKGFPGRRRVKVESAIAEIESAVNEGEREAAKGRDPFPLPPLFKKQPAYWREAAALWHELSSVLKSAGRLRPGYRPALTRYCIWTQLFNSTASQLNKDLPKGGTTVKVRKGDGNEVYRTHPGLEFMSKAETQLRLLDAEFGFTPMRDQDLMRVETFNAAQGRFKFGDHPRSAHSADGDDPLEGDPIGLMNDDDAMPPGLKPN, from the coding sequence ATGGGCAGACGGAAAGACAACCCGCTTGAGCAGGCCGCGAAAGGATTTCCCGGCCGGCGCCGCGTCAAGGTCGAATCCGCGATCGCCGAAATCGAATCGGCGGTCAACGAGGGCGAGCGCGAGGCCGCGAAGGGCCGCGACCCGTTTCCGCTTCCGCCGCTGTTCAAAAAGCAGCCGGCATACTGGAGGGAGGCCGCTGCGCTCTGGCACGAACTTTCGTCGGTCCTGAAATCCGCCGGAAGGCTGAGGCCCGGCTATCGCCCAGCGCTTACCAGGTATTGCATCTGGACACAGCTTTTCAACTCGACGGCCAGCCAGCTCAACAAGGATCTTCCGAAAGGCGGCACGACGGTCAAGGTCAGGAAGGGCGATGGCAACGAGGTCTATCGCACCCATCCCGGCCTCGAGTTCATGTCCAAGGCGGAAACGCAGCTTCGGCTGCTCGATGCCGAATTCGGTTTCACGCCGATGCGTGACCAGGACCTGATGCGGGTCGAGACATTCAACGCCGCCCAGGGTCGTTTCAAATTCGGCGATCATCCGCGCTCGGCGCATAGCGCTGACGGCGACGATCCACTTGAAGGCGATCCGATCGGCCTGATGAACGATGATGATGCAATGCCTCCCGGACTCAAGCCAAACTGA
- a CDS encoding terminase large subunit, with product MLVGWKKPVEIIDPATHEEKTIYVRIFRRLDLWIPRKNGKSEFLAALAVLFFVLEKIQGAQAYVFARDEKQALIPFNKMVQIIEAADGLREDRQGNERITINAKNIYLRETASLCQLLTGSPKGKHGKSPTVTVGDEIHEWKSTEIADTLRQGTGTRLQPIELYASTAGRRQDRIGFDWFKESMEIVEGVVDDPSTFVVYFGIAEDDDWTDEAIWRKANPSLGLTPTIDHLRAEAKKAKGRPAKEAVFQCYHLNRWVDDVAGWIPRSKWDACCAKPGSWRDFREENKGRRAFLATDISAKRDITALVAVLPPDETHEKWIVIPRFWIPEETLDVRAEDDKRVNWHHWIETGALETTPGDFVDQGIIQDAIEDAFRWFDVEMFGYDPWNASKLVGDLQKSGLDPEMMQEIRQGHQSMSGPTTEFEGLVFSGNLDHGGHPVLAWMAGHCSIRFNVNLNYVPDKKHSRDKIDGIVAAVMAVGLASKDFGVSLDVDAMVA from the coding sequence ATGCTCGTCGGCTGGAAGAAGCCCGTCGAAATCATCGATCCAGCCACGCATGAGGAAAAAACCATCTATGTGCGGATATTTCGCCGGCTGGACCTCTGGATTCCCCGGAAAAACGGGAAAAGCGAGTTCCTTGCAGCACTTGCCGTGCTGTTTTTCGTTCTGGAGAAAATTCAGGGCGCACAGGCCTACGTATTCGCCCGCGATGAAAAACAGGCGCTGATCCCGTTCAACAAGATGGTGCAGATCATCGAGGCGGCCGACGGACTTAGAGAGGACAGGCAAGGCAATGAACGGATCACGATCAACGCAAAAAACATCTATCTGCGCGAAACCGCCTCGCTTTGCCAGCTTCTGACGGGCTCGCCGAAGGGCAAGCACGGCAAATCACCGACGGTCACCGTCGGAGACGAGATTCACGAGTGGAAGTCCACCGAGATTGCCGACACGCTGCGACAGGGGACGGGGACACGGCTGCAGCCGATCGAGCTCTATGCCTCGACGGCCGGGCGGCGACAGGATCGGATCGGTTTCGATTGGTTCAAGGAATCAATGGAAATCGTGGAAGGCGTTGTCGACGATCCATCGACCTTTGTTGTCTATTTCGGGATCGCCGAGGATGACGACTGGACCGATGAGGCAATCTGGCGCAAGGCAAATCCAAGCCTCGGCCTGACGCCGACGATCGATCATCTCAGGGCCGAGGCCAAGAAGGCAAAGGGACGGCCGGCAAAGGAAGCCGTTTTTCAGTGCTATCATCTGAACCGCTGGGTTGACGATGTCGCAGGATGGATACCGCGCTCAAAATGGGATGCCTGCTGTGCAAAGCCCGGATCATGGCGTGATTTTCGCGAGGAAAACAAAGGTCGGCGCGCATTTCTGGCCACCGATATCTCCGCGAAACGCGATATCACCGCCCTGGTGGCTGTTCTTCCGCCTGACGAGACCCATGAAAAATGGATCGTCATTCCGCGCTTCTGGATCCCGGAGGAAACGCTCGATGTCCGCGCGGAAGACGATAAGCGCGTCAACTGGCACCACTGGATCGAAACCGGCGCACTGGAAACGACGCCAGGCGATTTCGTCGATCAGGGCATTATTCAGGACGCGATCGAAGATGCGTTCAGATGGTTTGACGTCGAAATGTTCGGCTATGACCCGTGGAACGCGTCAAAACTGGTCGGAGACCTGCAAAAAAGCGGTCTAGATCCGGAGATGATGCAGGAAATACGGCAGGGTCACCAGTCCATGAGCGGACCGACGACGGAATTCGAGGGCCTTGTTTTTTCGGGCAACCTCGATCACGGCGGCCACCCGGTGCTGGCATGGATGGCCGGCCATTGCTCGATCCGGTTCAATGTCAATCTGAACTATGTGCCGGACAAAAAGCATTCGCGGGACAAGATCGACGGGATCGTGGCCGCAGTCATGGCGGTCGGTCTCGCCAGCAAGGATTTCGGCGTTTCGCTCGATGTCGACGCGATGGTCGCCTGA
- a CDS encoding phage major capsid protein produces MIVHKTVASDGEGLEFVLSDASVDRYGDVVEPAGWDLKNFRKNPIALFGHNSSFPIGTWSDLRVEGGKLIGRLKLAKRGTSYRLDELIGLVEQGILRAVSVGFRPMKAESVNPEKPYGAQRYLKQELLETSLVSVPANPAAVALAKSLNLSTETMSLAFGEHAETRRRDVSANGQHAETTEDDPDKVAIHPRKTKATNMTTLAKRIEDAQELLVQKKDKLTELTSVDEIDNDAIEALNEEIETIERSLGNLKASEAKIGLGAADGKDPASPAIHRRPLGLQQKQVSPLDLLVRAITVQGVSAFGAGHKSIDKVLDERYPGHEATAIIAKADQTIGTTTVSGWSSELLQTVNQGFLQALTGMSIYPALRDRGVGLNFDGTGTIKLPRRNAGGAGGGFVAEGSPIRVGRMTTAAAELTPKKMGVIVPFSRELARRSTPAIEALVRRAILEDTASILDAALLDATAVSSARPAGLLNGVAAVASGYGGDDHVAVKKDFQALLQPFITANAADNITVAMNPSQGLSISMMDGPDNNSGWFNAIADRVNIVESTYATPGRLVAVRNSDFYTAVGDAPEFDINETATVHMEDAAPAELVAANGTVADPIRSFYQTATVGVRMLLDVSWVMGRPDMVQWIDGTSY; encoded by the coding sequence ATGATTGTTCACAAGACTGTCGCCAGTGACGGCGAGGGACTGGAATTTGTTCTTTCCGACGCGAGCGTCGACCGTTACGGCGACGTGGTGGAGCCGGCGGGCTGGGATCTGAAGAATTTCAGAAAGAACCCGATCGCGCTGTTCGGCCACAATTCCTCGTTTCCGATCGGCACATGGAGCGACCTTCGCGTTGAAGGTGGAAAGCTGATCGGACGGCTGAAGCTTGCAAAACGCGGTACCAGCTACAGGCTCGACGAACTGATCGGACTTGTCGAGCAGGGGATATTGCGGGCGGTTTCGGTCGGGTTCCGGCCGATGAAAGCGGAATCGGTCAACCCGGAAAAGCCCTATGGCGCCCAGCGCTATCTCAAGCAGGAGCTTCTCGAGACATCGCTGGTCTCGGTACCGGCGAACCCGGCAGCGGTGGCGCTTGCCAAATCGCTCAATCTTTCCACGGAAACCATGTCCCTTGCCTTCGGCGAGCATGCCGAAACGAGGCGTCGGGACGTGTCCGCAAACGGCCAGCACGCCGAGACCACAGAAGACGATCCCGACAAAGTCGCGATCCATCCCAGAAAAACGAAGGCCACGAACATGACCACACTTGCAAAGCGCATCGAGGATGCGCAGGAACTGCTTGTCCAGAAAAAGGACAAGTTGACCGAACTGACATCCGTCGATGAGATCGACAATGATGCGATCGAAGCCCTCAACGAGGAAATCGAAACCATCGAACGCAGCCTCGGAAACCTGAAGGCTTCCGAAGCCAAGATCGGCCTCGGCGCCGCCGATGGCAAAGATCCGGCATCGCCCGCCATCCATCGCCGTCCGCTCGGCTTGCAGCAGAAACAGGTTTCGCCGCTCGATCTGCTGGTCAGGGCGATCACGGTGCAGGGCGTTTCCGCCTTCGGCGCCGGTCACAAGTCGATCGACAAGGTGCTGGACGAACGCTATCCGGGCCATGAGGCAACCGCCATCATCGCCAAGGCCGACCAGACGATCGGCACCACCACCGTTTCCGGCTGGTCATCCGAACTGCTGCAAACCGTCAACCAGGGTTTTCTGCAGGCGCTGACCGGAATGTCGATCTATCCGGCGCTGCGCGATCGCGGCGTCGGCCTCAATTTCGACGGAACCGGTACGATCAAGCTTCCGCGCCGCAATGCCGGCGGCGCAGGCGGCGGATTTGTCGCCGAGGGCTCGCCGATCCGCGTCGGTCGGATGACAACGGCTGCGGCGGAACTCACGCCGAAGAAGATGGGCGTCATCGTGCCGTTCTCGCGGGAACTGGCGCGGCGCTCGACGCCGGCGATCGAGGCGCTGGTGCGCCGCGCGATTCTCGAGGATACCGCATCAATTCTCGATGCAGCGTTGCTCGATGCCACGGCGGTCAGCTCCGCCAGGCCTGCCGGACTTCTGAACGGCGTCGCCGCGGTTGCGAGCGGATATGGTGGCGACGATCATGTGGCCGTGAAGAAGGACTTCCAGGCGTTGCTCCAGCCGTTCATCACGGCCAATGCGGCCGACAACATCACCGTCGCGATGAACCCGTCACAGGGCCTTTCGATCTCCATGATGGATGGTCCGGATAATAACAGCGGCTGGTTCAACGCCATTGCGGACCGGGTCAACATCGTCGAATCGACCTATGCGACGCCCGGTCGTCTGGTCGCCGTGCGCAATAGCGACTTTTATACGGCGGTCGGCGATGCGCCCGAATTCGACATCAACGAGACGGCGACCGTGCACATGGAAGATGCCGCACCCGCGGAACTCGTCGCGGCCAACGGCACTGTCGCCGACCCGATTCGCAGCTTCTACCAGACGGCGACCGTCGGCGTCCGGATGCTGCTGGACGTATCCTGGGTTATGGGCCGTCCGGACATGGTGCAGTGGATCGACGGCACCAGTTATTGA
- a CDS encoding phage portal protein, producing MANWLSRIMPTWSRRAAEGEYRPGPYQLSEGWLSAKAGSFWNFWQMGYNVQPYGESSAMVEACVAAYAQTIAMCPGDHWRTTADGGRVRVANSPLARVIRKPNDYQSISDFLLNLTRALYEKGEGFALAIRNDRNEIAELHLMRLGLPYIGVDGSIYYDLWGNEIAENRFDLSMPIPARDVLHVRLQTPKHPLKGVSPILATVLERTMAGAALNQQVAFYLNQARPSFMLETEQQLTKEQTDQLRERWNEQTRGENAGGTPILAWGLKAKPVTISAADTQLANMLKINNESIALAFRMPLAVLGIGATPFASTEALMSSWKASGLGFALNHIEEAFGLLFRLDGQPEEYLELDTEALMRSAFKDRMDGLSKAVIGGIFAPDEARNREGLSKVPGGHGAEPRVQQQVVPLSYGSKMQPPAVAAPQEPNEDDDAGSEDDYAGQIDELVARNIQSLH from the coding sequence GTGGCCAACTGGCTTTCACGCATCATGCCGACATGGAGCCGGCGCGCCGCAGAGGGCGAATACCGACCTGGCCCGTACCAGCTTTCCGAAGGCTGGCTTTCGGCGAAGGCCGGCAGTTTCTGGAATTTCTGGCAGATGGGCTACAATGTGCAGCCATATGGCGAGTCAAGCGCCATGGTCGAGGCCTGTGTTGCGGCCTATGCGCAGACCATCGCGATGTGTCCGGGCGATCACTGGCGCACCACGGCGGACGGCGGACGGGTCCGGGTGGCAAACTCGCCGCTCGCCAGGGTTATCCGCAAGCCGAACGACTATCAGTCGATTTCGGATTTCCTGCTGAACCTGACCCGCGCCCTTTACGAGAAAGGCGAGGGGTTCGCGCTTGCGATCCGCAACGATCGCAATGAGATTGCAGAATTGCACCTGATGCGCCTCGGCCTGCCCTATATCGGCGTCGACGGTTCGATCTATTACGATCTCTGGGGCAATGAGATCGCCGAAAACCGGTTCGACCTTTCGATGCCGATACCGGCGCGCGATGTCCTTCATGTCCGGCTTCAGACGCCGAAACATCCGCTCAAGGGCGTAAGTCCGATTCTTGCGACGGTTCTGGAGCGCACCATGGCCGGCGCGGCGCTCAACCAGCAGGTTGCGTTCTATCTCAACCAGGCGCGGCCATCCTTCATGCTGGAAACAGAACAGCAGCTGACGAAGGAACAGACGGATCAATTGCGGGAGCGCTGGAACGAGCAGACGCGCGGCGAAAACGCCGGCGGAACGCCGATTCTCGCCTGGGGCCTGAAGGCAAAGCCGGTGACGATATCGGCGGCTGATACCCAGCTTGCCAACATGCTCAAGATCAACAACGAATCGATTGCCCTTGCGTTTCGCATGCCGCTCGCCGTTCTCGGTATCGGCGCGACGCCGTTTGCGTCCACGGAAGCGCTGATGTCGTCATGGAAGGCCTCGGGCCTCGGCTTCGCGCTCAACCATATCGAGGAGGCGTTCGGGCTGCTGTTCCGGCTTGACGGACAGCCGGAAGAATATCTGGAGCTCGATACCGAAGCCCTGATGCGCTCTGCTTTCAAGGATCGCATGGACGGACTGTCGAAAGCCGTGATCGGCGGAATATTCGCGCCGGACGAGGCCCGCAATCGCGAGGGCCTGTCGAAAGTGCCGGGCGGCCACGGCGCGGAACCGCGCGTCCAGCAGCAGGTGGTGCCGCTGAGCTATGGCAGCAAGATGCAGCCGCCGGCGGTCGCCGCGCCGCAGGAACCAAACGAGGATGACGATGCCGGAAGCGAAGACGACTATGCAGGGCAGATCGACGAACTCGTGGCGCGAAACATTCAAAGCCTTCACTGA
- a CDS encoding head-tail connector protein — protein MIYRPVLVTEAEDLPITVAEAMQQCRIDADALDATAEAEVTALLEAYIKASIETIEGLDSMLGRVISRSTWQQDFDCFARALKLTLGPVSSIVSVSYRDKDGNVTAVDSANYALLTDASGESWCRFKNAYALPVSLDEAGAVSVTYLAGYDPVPERVKQAIRLIVGAWYDNREETVIGVSVSALPPSVNVRWLLSPLQRMVI, from the coding sequence ATGATCTACCGACCAGTACTGGTGACGGAGGCCGAAGATCTGCCGATAACGGTGGCGGAGGCCATGCAGCAATGCCGGATCGACGCGGATGCGCTCGACGCAACGGCGGAAGCCGAGGTTACAGCGCTTCTCGAAGCCTATATCAAGGCGTCGATCGAGACGATCGAGGGGCTCGACAGCATGCTGGGTCGGGTCATATCGCGCTCGACATGGCAACAGGATTTCGATTGCTTCGCGCGCGCGCTGAAACTCACACTCGGGCCGGTGTCATCGATCGTTTCGGTGTCGTATCGCGACAAGGATGGCAATGTCACCGCGGTCGATTCCGCAAACTACGCGCTTCTCACCGACGCCAGCGGCGAAAGCTGGTGCCGGTTCAAGAACGCCTATGCGTTGCCGGTCAGTCTCGACGAGGCCGGGGCGGTCTCGGTCACCTATCTTGCGGGGTATGACCCGGTTCCGGAACGCGTCAAGCAGGCGATCCGGCTGATCGTCGGCGCCTGGTACGACAACCGCGAGGAAACGGTTATCGGCGTTTCGGTTTCAGCGCTTCCGCCATCGGTCAATGTGCGATGGCTGTTGTCGCCGCTGCAGCGGATGGTGATCTGA
- a CDS encoding phage head closure protein — protein MQAGKLDRRIRIDRWDETGRNELNEPMPAWTTVTTVWAQQRPNRGDERFSSGQLAGQIVMTFHIRFRGDLTREDRIVYEGRAYNIKDIREVGRRKVSEIDCVATAEG, from the coding sequence ATGCAGGCCGGAAAGCTTGATCGCCGTATCAGGATCGACAGGTGGGACGAGACCGGGCGCAACGAGCTCAACGAACCGATGCCCGCATGGACGACTGTCACGACTGTCTGGGCCCAGCAGCGGCCCAACCGGGGTGACGAGCGGTTTTCATCCGGCCAGCTTGCCGGCCAGATCGTGATGACGTTTCACATTCGGTTTCGCGGCGATCTGACCCGGGAAGACAGGATCGTCTATGAGGGGCGGGCCTACAACATCAAGGATATTCGCGAGGTCGGCCGGCGCAAGGTCAGCGAGATCGATTGCGTTGCGACGGCGGAAGGGTGA
- a CDS encoding HK97-gp10 family putative phage morphogenesis protein → MASKTKVEGGRDLDKALMELSKAAGKAAVRRALMKAGEPIAEAGAAAAPVGPTGNLNKSYGVGTKLTQRQAKMARRETKNHVEVHVGPNDPAAIQTEFGNEHQAAEPHLRPAWDGNKHQALEIVKIELGKEIDKSVARAAKRAARLAAKG, encoded by the coding sequence ATGGCGAGCAAGACGAAGGTCGAGGGCGGGCGTGATCTTGACAAGGCGCTCATGGAACTGAGCAAGGCGGCCGGCAAGGCGGCGGTGCGGCGGGCGCTGATGAAGGCGGGGGAGCCGATCGCCGAGGCCGGGGCCGCCGCCGCGCCCGTCGGTCCGACGGGCAATCTGAACAAATCCTATGGCGTTGGCACGAAGCTGACGCAGCGGCAGGCGAAGATGGCGCGGCGCGAGACGAAGAACCATGTCGAGGTCCATGTCGGGCCGAACGATCCGGCGGCGATCCAGACCGAGTTCGGGAACGAGCATCAGGCGGCGGAACCGCATCTTCGGCCCGCATGGGACGGCAACAAGCACCAGGCGCTTGAGATCGTCAAGATCGAGCTTGGCAAGGAAATCGACAAGTCCGTCGCCCGCGCGGCGAAACGGGCGGCGCGACTG